One genomic window of Malaciobacter molluscorum LMG 25693 includes the following:
- the dnaK gene encoding molecular chaperone DnaK, which yields MSKVIGIDLGTTNSCMAVYEGGEAKVIPNKEGKNTTPSIVAFTDKGEVLVGDPAKRQAITNPEKTIYSVKRIMGLMMNEENAKEAQSKVGYKIVDRNGAAAVDIAGKVYTPQEISAKILGKLKADAEEYLGTTVTDAVITVPAYFNDAQRKATQEAGTIAGLNVLRIINEPTAASLAYGLDKKDEEKVLVYDLGGGTFDVTVLEIGDGTFEVLSTDGNAFLGGDDFDNAIIDWLAKEFKDENGFDIKTDKMALQRLKDAAENAKKELSSAESTEINLPFISMGNAGPIHLVKSLTRAKFESMTEHLINETLGHIKTALKDAGLDKGEINEIIMVGGSTRLPKANTVVKEYFGKDLNKGVNPDEVVAAGAAVQAGVLKGDVKDVLLLDVTPLSLGIETLGGVATKLIEKGTTIPVKKSQVFSTAEDNQPAVSIHVVQGEREFAKDNKSLGMFELSDIPAAPRGVPQIEVTFDIDANGVLNVSAKDKGTGKENKITISGSSGLSDDEIEKMVNEAEANKDADAKRKEVIEIRNQADALLHSTRKTLEENENAVSEEEKKAIIDAAADLETLLKDENATKEQIEEKVKALTEKSHKLAEAMYKKEQANQGGQQADQKAKKDDDDVIDAEVE from the coding sequence GGTACAACAAACTCTTGTATGGCAGTTTATGAAGGTGGTGAAGCAAAAGTTATTCCTAATAAAGAGGGGAAAAATACAACTCCTTCAATTGTTGCTTTTACAGATAAAGGTGAAGTATTAGTTGGTGATCCAGCAAAAAGACAAGCTATTACAAACCCAGAAAAAACTATTTATTCTGTAAAAAGAATTATGGGTCTTATGATGAATGAAGAGAATGCTAAAGAAGCACAATCAAAAGTTGGATATAAAATTGTAGATAGAAATGGTGCTGCAGCAGTTGATATTGCTGGTAAAGTATATACTCCACAAGAAATTTCTGCAAAGATTTTAGGAAAATTAAAAGCAGATGCTGAAGAGTATTTAGGTACTACTGTTACTGATGCAGTTATTACTGTTCCTGCATATTTTAATGATGCACAAAGAAAAGCAACTCAAGAAGCTGGTACAATTGCAGGTTTAAATGTATTAAGAATTATAAATGAACCAACAGCTGCTTCATTAGCATATGGACTTGATAAAAAAGATGAAGAAAAAGTTCTTGTATATGATTTAGGTGGTGGTACATTTGATGTTACTGTTCTTGAAATTGGTGATGGAACATTTGAAGTACTTTCAACAGATGGTAATGCATTCTTAGGTGGGGATGATTTTGATAACGCTATTATTGATTGGTTAGCAAAAGAGTTTAAAGATGAGAATGGATTTGATATTAAAACAGATAAAATGGCATTACAAAGATTAAAAGATGCAGCTGAAAATGCTAAAAAAGAGCTTTCATCAGCAGAATCAACAGAAATCAATTTACCATTTATCTCTATGGGTAATGCTGGACCAATTCACTTAGTTAAATCTTTAACAAGAGCAAAATTTGAGTCTATGACTGAGCACTTAATTAATGAAACTTTAGGACACATTAAAACTGCATTAAAAGATGCTGGATTAGATAAAGGTGAAATTAATGAAATCATCATGGTTGGTGGTTCAACAAGATTACCAAAAGCAAATACAGTTGTAAAAGAGTATTTTGGAAAAGATTTAAATAAAGGTGTAAATCCTGATGAAGTTGTTGCAGCAGGTGCAGCTGTTCAAGCTGGTGTATTAAAAGGTGATGTTAAAGATGTATTATTATTAGATGTTACTCCTTTATCACTTGGAATTGAAACTTTAGGTGGAGTTGCTACTAAATTAATTGAAAAAGGAACTACAATTCCTGTTAAAAAATCTCAAGTATTTAGTACAGCAGAAGATAATCAACCAGCTGTATCAATTCATGTAGTTCAAGGTGAAAGAGAATTTGCAAAAGATAATAAATCTTTAGGTATGTTTGAACTTTCTGATATTCCAGCAGCACCAAGAGGTGTTCCTCAAATTGAAGTAACATTTGATATTGATGCAAATGGTGTTTTAAATGTATCTGCTAAAGATAAAGGTACTGGAAAAGAAAATAAAATTACTATTTCTGGTTCATCTGGATTAAGTGATGATGAAATTGAAAAAATGGTAAATGAAGCAGAAGCAAATAAAGATGCTGATGCAAAAAGAAAAGAAGTAATTGAAATCAGAAACCAAGCTGATGCATTATTACACTCAACTAGAAAAACATTAGAAGAGAATGAAAATGCAGTTTCTGAAGAAGAGAAAAAAGCTATTATTGATGCAGCAGCAGATTTAGAAACACTTTTAAAAGATGAAAATGCGACTAAAGAGCAAATCGAAGAAAAAGTTAAAGCATTAACTGAAAAATCTCACAAATTAGCTGAAGCTATGTATAAAAAAGAACAAGCTAATCAAGGTGGACAACAAGCTGATCAAAAAGCAAAAAAAGATGACGATGATGTTATCGATGCAGAAGTAGAGTAA